A region of the Halosolutus amylolyticus genome:
CGCGACGTTCCTGGTACTCCTGGCGCCAGTGGGCACCGCGGAACTCGTTGCGCACGAGCGCGCCGATCGCGATCGTTTCGGCGACGTCGATCAGGTTCCGCGTCTCGTAGGTCATCTGCAGGTCCGTGTTGAACGTCCGCGAGGGATCGTCGACGTAGACGTCCTGGTACTCCTCGCGGCACTCGCGGATGATCTTTAGCGCCTTCCGGATGCCGTCTTCGGTACGGAACACGTTGACGTAGTCGGTCATCGCGTTCTGGAGTTTCTGGCGGATCTCCGCGTGCTGGACCCCCGTGTCCTTGTCCAGAAGCCGATCGACGCGGGCGCGTTCACGTTCGACGGCGCGCTCGAGTAGTCCTTCGGCGTCGGCAGTGACGCCGCCGTCGGCAGCGACGCCGTCACTCGTGTCGATGCCAGCGGCACCGGGCGTCACCGGGAACTCGGTCTCGGTCTCGTCTTCGACGTCGTCGCCGTAGCCCGTCCGGATCTCGGCCTCACCGAGGTCATCGCCGGCGGCGTGGCGACCGGCCCGCTTGCCGAAGACGATCAGTTCGGGCAGGGCGTTCCCGCCGAGGCGGTTCCCGCCGTGGACGGAGACGCAGGCGCACTCGCCGGCCGCGTAGAGGCCGTCGATGCAGCTCTGGCCGTTCTCGTCGACCTCGATGCCGCCCATCGCGTAGTGCTGGCCGGGCTTGACCGGCATCGGTTCGACGAGGCCGTCGACGCCCTCGAAGTCCTCTGCCAGGTGCAGGATGTTCTCCAGGCGATCGAGGATCCGTTCCTCGCCGAGGTGGCGCATGTCGAGGTGGACGTACTCGTCGTCGACGCCGCGCCCTTCGTCCACTTCGGTGAGCTCGGCGCGGGCGACGACGTCGCGGCTGGCGAGTTCGCCGGAGTTGTTCGCGTAGCCGTGCTCGAACATGAAGCGTTCGCCCTCGCTGTTGTAGAGGATGCCGCCCTCACCGCGGACGCCCTCGGAGATGAGGACTCCCGTGGAGGGGAGCGACGTGGGGTGGAACTGGATGAACTCCATGTCCTCGAGCGGGACGCCCGCACGGTAGGCCATCGCGTGTCCGTCGCCGGTACAGGAGACCGCGTTGGTGGTGTGATCGAAGGCCTGACCGGGACCGCCTGACGCGAGGACGACACCCTGGCTCGCCTTGAACCCCTCGACCTTCCCGGACTGGACGTCGTAGGCGACGACGCCGTGACACTCCCGATCGTTCGGGTCCGGTTCGTCGCTCGTCGCGAGGTTCATGACGTACCACTCGTCGTAGACCTGGAT
Encoded here:
- a CDS encoding FAD-binding protein, which produces MYEHDVIVVGAGGAGLRAAIAAHEAGADVAIVTKLHPVRSHTGAAEGGINAALQEGDDWELHAYDTMKGSDYLGDAPAVETLAQDAPEETITLEHWGMPFSREEDGRVSQRPFGGLSYPRTTYAGAETGHHLLHVMYEQVVKRGIQVYDEWYVMNLATSDEPDPNDRECHGVVAYDVQSGKVEGFKASQGVVLASGGPGQAFDHTTNAVSCTGDGHAMAYRAGVPLEDMEFIQFHPTSLPSTGVLISEGVRGEGGILYNSEGERFMFEHGYANNSGELASRDVVARAELTEVDEGRGVDDEYVHLDMRHLGEERILDRLENILHLAEDFEGVDGLVEPMPVKPGQHYAMGGIEVDENGQSCIDGLYAAGECACVSVHGGNRLGGNALPELIVFGKRAGRHAAGDDLGEAEIRTGYGDDVEDETETEFPVTPGAAGIDTSDGVAADGGVTADAEGLLERAVERERARVDRLLDKDTGVQHAEIRQKLQNAMTDYVNVFRTEDGIRKALKIIRECREEYQDVYVDDPSRTFNTDLQMTYETRNLIDVAETIAIGALVRNEFRGAHWRQEYQERRDDEWLKHTLVSWNDGEPSVFYRPVILEGQEKTYEPKVRSY